The proteins below come from a single Corylus avellana chromosome ca3, CavTom2PMs-1.0 genomic window:
- the LOC132173705 gene encoding metal tolerance protein 1-like isoform X2, whose translation MEAPNSEHGHIIEVSGDVPAVGTSLSGSKICGEAACGFSDAKTSSRDSMERSASMRKLLMAVVLCVIFMSVEVAGGIKANSLAILTDAAHLLSDVAAFAISLFSLWAAGWEATPRQSYGFFRIEILGALVSIQMIWLLAGILVYEAIARIINDTGEVQGFLMFVVSAFGLVVNIAMALLLGHDHGHGHGHGHDHAHGGHDHGHGDHGHSHGGHDEIHNHGITITTHPLHHNHHHDHHHGGHSKHDEHHHAYKADLTEPLLKTCCEGEKQSVHGAKQKKQWNINVQGAYLHVLGDSIQSVGVMIGGAIIWYKPEWKIIDVICTLVFSVVVLGTTIRMLRNILEVLMESTPREIDATKLEKGLCEMDEVVAIHELHIWAITVGKVLLACHVIIKPEADADMVLDKVIDYIRREYNISHVTIQIERQ comes from the coding sequence ATGGAAGCACCAAATTCTGAACATGGTCATATAATTGAAGTCTCTGGAGATGTACCAGCAGTGGGAACAAGTCTGTCTGGGAGTAAGATTTGTGGGGAAGCAGCATGTGGATTTTCGGATGCAAAAACCAGTTCCAGAGATTCCATGGAACGGTCAGCATCCATGAGGAAGCTTTTGATGGCTGTTGTACTCTGTGTCATTTTCATGAGTGTAGAAGTTGCCGGAGGTATTAAAGCCAACAGTCTTGCAATTTTGACTGATGCAGCTCATCTGCTGTCTGATGTTGCTGCATTTGCAATTTCGCTGTTCTCACTCTGGGCAGCAGGATGGGAGGCAACTCCACGTCAGTCTTACGGTTTCTTCAGAATTGAAATATTGGGTGCTCTCGTTTCCATCCAAATGATATGGCTTCTTGCTGGAATCCTTGTTTATGAAGCCATTGCTAGAATTATTAATGATACCGGTGAGGTTCAGGGCTTTCTTATGTTTGTTGTTTCTGCATTTGGTTTAGTGGTCAATATTGCCATGGCTCTCTTGTTGGGACATGATCATGGTCATGGCCATGGCCATGGCCATGATCATGCACATGGTGGACATGATCATGGCCACGGAGATCATGGTCATAGCCATGGGGGTCATGATGAAATACATAACCATGGGATAACCATTACAACGCACCCTCTTcatcataatcatcatcatgatcatcatcatgGGGGACATTCCAAACATGATGAGCACCATCATGCTTACAAAGCAGATCTCACCGAGCCTCTGCTGAAGACATGCTGTGAAGGTGAAAAGCAGTCAGTCCATGGAGCTAAACAGAAGAAGCAGTGGAACATTAATGTACAAGGGGCTTATCTTCATGTACTTGGGGATTCCATTCAAAGTGTTGGGGTTATGATTGGTGGGGCAATCATATGGTATAAGCCTGAGTGGAagattattgatgtgatatgcACCCTTGTATTTTCCGTGGTTGTGCTAGGCACAACAATCAGGATGCTGCGGAACATTCTGGAGGTTTTGATGGAGAGCACGCCTCGAGAAATTGATGCCACAAAGCTTGAGAAAGGTCTCTGTGAGATGGATGAGGTAGTTGCTATCCATGAGCTGCACATTTGGGCCATAACCGTGGGGAAAGTCTTATTGGCTTGCCATGTTATAATCAAGCCTGAGGCTGATGCTGACATGGTACTGGACAAGGTTATCGACTATATCCGAAGAGAGTACAACATCAGTCACGTGACTATTCAGATAGAGCGTCAGTAG
- the LOC132173705 gene encoding metal tolerance protein 1-like isoform X1: MMEAPNSEHGHIIEVSGDVPAVGTSLSGSKICGEAACGFSDAKTSSRDSMERSASMRKLLMAVVLCVIFMSVEVAGGIKANSLAILTDAAHLLSDVAAFAISLFSLWAAGWEATPRQSYGFFRIEILGALVSIQMIWLLAGILVYEAIARIINDTGEVQGFLMFVVSAFGLVVNIAMALLLGHDHGHGHGHGHDHAHGGHDHGHGDHGHSHGGHDEIHNHGITITTHPLHHNHHHDHHHGGHSKHDEHHHAYKADLTEPLLKTCCEGEKQSVHGAKQKKQWNINVQGAYLHVLGDSIQSVGVMIGGAIIWYKPEWKIIDVICTLVFSVVVLGTTIRMLRNILEVLMESTPREIDATKLEKGLCEMDEVVAIHELHIWAITVGKVLLACHVIIKPEADADMVLDKVIDYIRREYNISHVTIQIERQ, translated from the coding sequence ATGGAAGCACCAAATTCTGAACATGGTCATATAATTGAAGTCTCTGGAGATGTACCAGCAGTGGGAACAAGTCTGTCTGGGAGTAAGATTTGTGGGGAAGCAGCATGTGGATTTTCGGATGCAAAAACCAGTTCCAGAGATTCCATGGAACGGTCAGCATCCATGAGGAAGCTTTTGATGGCTGTTGTACTCTGTGTCATTTTCATGAGTGTAGAAGTTGCCGGAGGTATTAAAGCCAACAGTCTTGCAATTTTGACTGATGCAGCTCATCTGCTGTCTGATGTTGCTGCATTTGCAATTTCGCTGTTCTCACTCTGGGCAGCAGGATGGGAGGCAACTCCACGTCAGTCTTACGGTTTCTTCAGAATTGAAATATTGGGTGCTCTCGTTTCCATCCAAATGATATGGCTTCTTGCTGGAATCCTTGTTTATGAAGCCATTGCTAGAATTATTAATGATACCGGTGAGGTTCAGGGCTTTCTTATGTTTGTTGTTTCTGCATTTGGTTTAGTGGTCAATATTGCCATGGCTCTCTTGTTGGGACATGATCATGGTCATGGCCATGGCCATGGCCATGATCATGCACATGGTGGACATGATCATGGCCACGGAGATCATGGTCATAGCCATGGGGGTCATGATGAAATACATAACCATGGGATAACCATTACAACGCACCCTCTTcatcataatcatcatcatgatcatcatcatgGGGGACATTCCAAACATGATGAGCACCATCATGCTTACAAAGCAGATCTCACCGAGCCTCTGCTGAAGACATGCTGTGAAGGTGAAAAGCAGTCAGTCCATGGAGCTAAACAGAAGAAGCAGTGGAACATTAATGTACAAGGGGCTTATCTTCATGTACTTGGGGATTCCATTCAAAGTGTTGGGGTTATGATTGGTGGGGCAATCATATGGTATAAGCCTGAGTGGAagattattgatgtgatatgcACCCTTGTATTTTCCGTGGTTGTGCTAGGCACAACAATCAGGATGCTGCGGAACATTCTGGAGGTTTTGATGGAGAGCACGCCTCGAGAAATTGATGCCACAAAGCTTGAGAAAGGTCTCTGTGAGATGGATGAGGTAGTTGCTATCCATGAGCTGCACATTTGGGCCATAACCGTGGGGAAAGTCTTATTGGCTTGCCATGTTATAATCAAGCCTGAGGCTGATGCTGACATGGTACTGGACAAGGTTATCGACTATATCCGAAGAGAGTACAACATCAGTCACGTGACTATTCAGATAGAGCGTCAGTAG
- the LOC132173707 gene encoding caffeic acid 3-O-methyltransferase, whose translation MANQMGTSSKELEDEEENLSQYALQLASASLLPMVLKAAVELGVLEIIHRAGPGALLSSSQIASQIPTHSNADSSSLLDCMLRLLATHSILNCSTSTDHQHGGIVLRLYGLAPVSKYFVRNQNGGSMAPLLDMIQDKAITNIWYHLKDAVLVGGLPFDKAHGMKAIEYMGKDARFGEIFKGSMKDFNPMLMNNILEKYKGFEGLKSLIDVGGGDATILNMIISKYPTINAVNFDLPSVIGKSPSYPGIEHVAGDMFVTIPKGDAIFMKWILHSWDDKHCLKILRNCYEALPDHGKVILVDMVIPEAPATTDADKSLSQMYFFLMNINQERKERTERELESLAKEAGFSGVQVACRAYNFSVVELYKNM comes from the exons ATGGCAAACCAGATGGGAACATCCAGCAAGGAATTAGAGGATGAGGAGGAGAATCTCTCCCAGTATGCTCTGCAGCTTGCAAGCGCATCACTGTTGCCGATGGTATTGAAAGCTGCAGTAGAGCTTGGTGTGCTTGAGATCATACACAGAGCTGGTCCAGGAGCCCTTCTCTCTTCTTCCCAAATAGCCTCCCAGATCCCCACTCACAGCAACGCAGACTCATCTTCACTTCTTGATTGTATGCTCCGCCTTCTGGCCACCCACTCCATCCTCAACTGCTCTACTTCCACTGATCACCAGCATGGTGGCATCGTTCTCAGGCTCTATGGTTTGGCGCCCGTCTCCAAGTACTTCGTCCGGAACCAGAATGGAGGATCAATGGCACCCTTGTTAGACATGATACAGGACAAGGCCATCACCAATATCTG GTACCATTTGAAAGATGCAGTTCTGGTAGGAGGACTACCATTTGACAAGGCTCATGGGATGAAAGCGATTGAGTACATGGGGAAGGATGCCAGATTCGGAGAAATTTTCAAGGGCTCAATGAAAGATTTTAACCCAATGTTGATGAACAATATTCTTGAGAAGTACAAGGGTTTTGAAGGCCTGAAATCGCTGATTGATGTCGGAGGAGGCGACGCCACCATCCTTAACATGATCATCTCCAAGTACCCTACCATtaatgctgtcaactttgacTTGCCTTCTGTCATAGGAAAGTCACCTTCCTATCCTG GTATTGAGCACGTTGCAGGGGACATGTTTGTAACAATTCCTAAAGGAGATGCCATTTTCATGAAG TGGATACTTCACAGTTGGGACGACAAACATTGCCTGAAGATACTGAGGAATTGTTATGAAGCACTACCAGACCACGGGAAGGTGATACTGGTAGATATGGTGATCCCAGAAGCCCCTGCAACTACTGATGCTGATAAAAGCTTGTCTCAGATGTATTTCTTCCTGATGAATATAAACCAGGAGAGAAAGGAGAGGACAGAGAGAGAACTCGAAAGTTTGGCAAAAGAAGCAGGATTTTCTGGTGTTCAAGTGGCATGTCGTGCTTATAACTTTTCAGTTGTTGAGTTGTACAAGAATATGTAA
- the LOC132175629 gene encoding protein DMR6-LIKE OXYGENASE 2-like: protein MAATKLLLSDLASSVSHVPSNYIRPISDRPNLSDVQTSDDSIPLIDLQGLHGSDHSEIIKQIGEACQQNGFFQIKNHGVPESLIKKITRTSRDFFKLPESERLKNYSDDPTKTTRLSTSFNVKTEKVSNWRDFLRLHCYPLEDYVHEWPSNPPSFREEVGEYSTSVRGLVLRLLEAISESLGLERDYIGKALGKHAQHMALNYYPPCPQPELTYGLPGHTDPNLITILLQDDVPGLQVLNNGKWIAVNPIPNTFIVNIGDQMQVISNDRYKSVLHRAVVNCNRERISIPTFYCPSPDAVIEPAKELISDEQPAVYRNFTYGEYYERFWNRGLATQCCLDTFKA, encoded by the exons ATGGCCGCCACTAAGCTATTGTTATCAGACCTTGCATCAAGCGTCAGCCATGTTCCCTCAAACTACATCCGACCAATCTCCGACCGGCCAAATCTCTCCGACGTTCAGACATCAGATGACTCCATTCCCCTCATCGATCTACAGGGCCTCCACGGCTCCGACCACTCTGAAATTATCAAACAGATTGGCGAAGCATGCCAACAAAATGGTTTCTTCCAG ATTAAAAACCATGGAGTACCAGAGTCATTGATCAAAAAAATCACGCGTACATCAAGAGACTTTTTCAAATTGCCAGAGAGTGAGAGGTTGAAGAATTACTCAGATGACCCTACCAAAACCACCAGGCTTTCCACTAGTTTCAATGTCAAGACAGAAAAGGTGTCAAACTGGAGGGATTTCTTGAGACTCCATTGCTATCCTCTCGAGGACTATGTGCACGAATGGCCTTCAAATCCTCCATCCTTTAG GGAGGAGGTGGGTGAGTACTCCACCAGTGTCAGAGGGTTGGTGCTGAGACTGCTTGAGGCCATATCGGAGAGCTTAGGCCTAGAAAGAGACTACATTGGAAAGGCTTTAGGGAAACATGCCCAACATATGGCGTTGAATTACTATCCACCCTGCCCGCAGCCAGAGCTTACATACGGATTGCCTGGCCATACTGACCCTAATCTAATCACAATTCTTCTTCAGGATGATGTTCCTGGATTGCAGGTCTTAAACAATGGCAAATGGATTGCCGTTAATCCTATTCCAAATACCTTCATTGTCAACATCGGTGACCAAATGCAG GTTATAAGCAACGATCGATACAAGAGTGTGCTCCATCGGGCTGTGGTGAACTGCAACAGGGAGAGGATATCCATCCCAACGTTCTACTGTCCATCACCTGATGCTGTAATAGAGCCTGCCAAGGAGCTGATCAGCGATGAGCAGCCAGCAGTGTATAGAAATTTTACATATGGAGAATACTATGAGAGATTTTGGAACAGAGGCCTTGCAACCCAATGCTGTTTAGACACCTTCAAAGCATAG
- the LOC132173926 gene encoding B3 domain-containing protein Os03g0120900-like, with protein sequence MDLGSHREGFSCEEGQEMMRGKLPFSFYSSSSSSSYEVGGKLMMESSPRNEDESQGINVMEREHMFDKVVTPSDVGKLNRLVIPKQHAEKYFPLDSSANEKGLLLNFEDRNGKPWRFRYSYWNSSQSYVMTKGWSRFVKEKKLDAGDIVSFQRGLGDLGRDRLYIDWRRRPDAPDPMASLPNLSHPYFSFHRPIPTQWSNANNAPNLLMRPRDHLHLNINNNNNVNHHPHHPHHPHHPYRNSYGTSTAACCNYMVNPPSLIYLRSAAAQQQHHHQEQQQQLLQVRSRGVEPPVVFESVPVVQGKVAAKRLRLFGVNMDCPISESDACDVILSSTSIAPHATMAALQPSGQSGLQLRPYNGTPMPTVPTDLLNKGKASMSLDFNI encoded by the coding sequence ATGGATTTGGGTTCACATAGAGAAGGGTTTTCCTGTGAAGAAGGTCAGGAGATGATGAGAGGTAAGCTCCCTTTCTCCTTctactcctcctcctcctcctcttcctacGAAGTCGGCGGCAAGCTGATGATGGAGTCCTCCCCGAGAAACGAGGACGAATCCCAGGGCATCAACGTGATGGAGAGAGAGCACATGTTTGACAAAGTAGTGACTCCCAGCGATGTGGGAAAACTGAATCGCCTTGTAATCCCAAAGCAGCACGCCGAGAAGTACTTCCCTTTGGACTCCTCCGCCAACGAGAAAGGCCTCCTCCTTAACTTCGAGGACAGAAATGGAAAGCCCTGGAGATTCCGCTACTCTTACTGGAACAGTAGCCAGAGCTACGTCATGACCAAAGGCTGGAGCCGCTTCGTCAAGGAGAAGAAGCTCGATGCCGGAGATATCGTGTCCTTCCAGCGTGGCCTCGGCGACCTCGGTAGAGATCGTCTCTACATTGATTGGAGGCGCCGCCCCGACGCCCCCGACCCCATGGCTTCGCTTCCCAATCTGTCTCATCCTTACTTTTCCTTCCACCGCCCCATCCCCACGCAGTGGAGTAATGCCAATAATGCTCCTAATTTGCTAATGCGGCCGAGGGACCACTTGCACTTGaatatcaacaacaacaacaatgtcaatcatcatcctcatcatcctcatcatcctcatcatcctTACCGCAACAGCTACGGCACTAGTACTGCTGCTTGCTGTAATTACATGGTAAACCCCCCTTCACTGATTTACCTGAGATCCGCGGCAGCACAACAGCAACACCACCACCAagagcaacaacaacaactactGCAGGTGCGGAGTAGGGGGGTTGAGCCACCGGTGGTGTTCGAGTCGGTGCCGGTGGTACAAGGGAAAGTTGCAGCAAAGAGATTGAGGCTATTTGGGGTAAACATGGACTGCCCCATATCGGAATCGGATGCATGCGATGTCATATTGTCGTCCACCTCAATAGCTCCCCATGCTACTATGGCGGCTTTGCAGCCTTCCGGCCAATCAGGTCTCCAATTGAGGCCCTACAACGGCACGCCAATGCCAACCGTGCCCACCGACTTGCTCAATAAAGGGAAGGCATCCATGTCTTTGGATTTCAACATCTAA